From Woronichinia naegeliana WA131, the proteins below share one genomic window:
- a CDS encoding IS630 family transposase yields the protein MIKLEFTEEDKRLLSYGRFNHPHPRVQLKMEVLWLKSQGLSHQKIAQFAGVSVNTVTSYIRDYQEGGIEKLKEIKFNRPKSELTEHQGKIEAYFESNPPATINEAVKRIEELTGIKRSPTQVRKFLKSIGMRCLKVGTIPSKADVEAQDSYREKELEPRLEEAKAGKRAVFFVDASHFVMGAFVNFIWCFKRIFIKSPSGRKRFNVLGALNAITHEVIMVTNSSYITGTQVCELLEKIAELGLLIPITLVLDNARYQKCRIVQELAESLGIELLYSPPYSPNLNLIERLWKFVKKKCLYAKYYEDFTQFSAAISGCLEDANVKYKEELDSLLTLRFQRFDKSQIMNV from the coding sequence ATGATTAAGTTAGAATTTACGGAAGAAGACAAAAGACTGTTGTCTTACGGTCGGTTTAATCACCCGCATCCTAGAGTACAGCTAAAGATGGAAGTTTTATGGTTAAAAAGTCAGGGATTATCTCATCAAAAAATTGCTCAATTCGCAGGAGTTTCAGTAAATACGGTGACAAGCTATATCCGTGATTATCAAGAGGGCGGGATAGAAAAACTAAAAGAAATAAAATTTAATCGCCCGAAAAGCGAGTTAACAGAGCATCAAGGGAAAATTGAGGCATATTTTGAGTCAAATCCACCAGCAACAATAAATGAAGCAGTAAAAAGAATAGAAGAATTAACGGGAATAAAAAGAAGTCCAACGCAAGTCAGAAAATTTTTAAAGTCAATAGGAATGAGGTGTCTAAAGGTGGGAACAATTCCATCAAAAGCAGATGTAGAAGCTCAGGATAGCTATAGAGAAAAAGAGCTAGAACCAAGGCTAGAAGAGGCAAAAGCAGGAAAAAGGGCAGTTTTCTTTGTAGATGCCTCTCATTTTGTAATGGGAGCATTTGTAAATTTTATATGGTGCTTCAAGAGGATTTTTATTAAGTCACCATCAGGGAGAAAACGTTTTAATGTGTTAGGAGCATTAAATGCAATTACCCATGAAGTAATTATGGTAACGAACAGTTCTTATATTACGGGAACTCAGGTTTGTGAACTCCTAGAAAAGATAGCAGAATTAGGACTATTAATACCGATTACGTTGGTATTAGACAATGCTCGTTATCAAAAATGCCGAATTGTGCAGGAGTTGGCAGAATCATTAGGAATAGAGTTACTGTACTCACCTCCTTATTCTCCTAACTTGAATTTAATTGAAAGACTGTGGAAGTTTGTGAAGAAGAAGTGTTTATACGCAAAATATTATGAAGATTTTACGCAGTTTTCTGCAGCAATTTCAGGATGTCTTGAAGATGCTAACGTAAAATATAAGGAGGAGCTTGATTCTTTGCTCACCTTACGATTTCAACGCTTTGATAAATCTCAGATTATGAACGTTTGA